In [Chlorobium] sp. 445, the genomic stretch GAAGTGGTGATCATCGGCAACGACTCGCCTGACCTTACTGCCGATACCTTAGAACAAGCATTTGACGCTCTTGAAACTCAACCTATTGCTCTCGGTGCGGCGCTTGACGGCGGCTTGTATTTGATTGGCTTACAGCGAACTTCACTACCTTTGCTCAACACGCTCCTTGCCTCTTGTCGCTGGCAAACTCAATTTGTGCAAGAAGATCTTCGATGCTGCCTGCACGCCCTAAAGCAAACCGCAGCATGGCTTCCTCCACTTGTCGATATTGACGACTCGACATCGCTGCTGCATTATGCTCTGGTGTCCCACCTTGACCTACTGTGCAAACTTGCAACACTTCTCTCTCAAACACAGCTCAACAAGGACTACTATTCTTATCAAACTCTTCCTTCCGTCTTGATTCCGCGCTTACGCCATCAAAAAGCTCCGCCGCGCCTCTTCATCTGATTTCTGCTGCCCGACACTTCATTTGGCTGAATCATCACTGCACGATGCGCACACTGCCGTCGTGCTAAGTGCTTTTTTTCGAACTAAACCTTTTGTCTGTCTATGAAAAACTTAACTTTGCTTTCAATTTTGATTGCTCTACTTTGCCCATCTTCCCTTTATGCACAAGGCACCGCCACGATTGAAGGAGTCGTGCGTGATACACAAGGCGAAGCCCTTGTAGGGGCTACGCTCACTCTCACGAATGTCAAAACAGGTGCTACTCAAAGCACCGTGAGCAGCGTAGATGGCACCTTTCGCTTTGTCTCACTTTCTACGGCAGGCAGTTATACACTCCAAGCACAAGCCTCTGGCTTTAGAAAGGCTGTGGTCACTGATATTGTCCTGCGTGCTGATGAACGGCGTTTTTATCACGCTTGATCTCAAAGCATATGCATCCGATGAAGTTACTGTCGCCGCAGAGCGTGCACCGCAAATCAATCGCTCTAATGGTGAGGTTTCATCGTTTGTCAGTGAGTTTCAAATTCAAACGATTCCCACCGACGGTCGTAAAGTCTCCAACCAACTTTACTTCTTGCCTGGTGTTGCACCAGCCACAGGCTACTTTCCTGAAGCCCCAAATGTGAGCATCAACGGACAAAATTCACTCTACGCTAACTACTTGATTGATGGATTCGATAACAACGAGCGTTTCTTGGGCGGACAGAAGTTCGATACCCCAATTGGCATTGCACAAAATGTTGCTGTGCTGACCAATTCATACAGTGCGGAGTTTGGTCGTACAGCCAACGGCATTGTGAATATCACGACCAAGAGCGGCACGAATGATTTCAAAGGGGAAGTCTTTTATTACTCCCGTCCCGGAGCTGCGCTCGATGCCCCAAATGCTTTTTCACCGCTTGACGATAATGGCAATCCCATTCGCAATGGCTTCAACCGCAATCAAGGTGGTCTTTCGCTCTCTGGTCCTATTGTGCCAAATCAAACTTTCTTTTTCTTTAATGCGGAACTGACGCAAGATGGCGTTGACCAAATCATTCGTACGCCTGCAACGAATGCCGTCGTGCGTGCCCGCAATGAAAGCTACCTTTTCACAGGTAAAATTGATCACACCTGGAGTCCTAAACACTATACGTCGTTGCGCGCAAATGTGGGGCTTGTTGCACTCGATAATCCCGGTGGTGGCGCTGTGCAACCGAGTGCTGGCAGCATTCAAGACCGCAATGCTCTCCTCATTGCTGCAAAACACACTTGGCTACTTTCATCAAATCTCTTTAGCGAGACACGTGCACAGTACAGTCAGTTTTACTGGAACTATGGTCGTCCCAAAGAGGGCGCACAACCGCAGGTTACCGTCTTTTCCGATACACTTGATGGTGGCTTTGGTCGAAATGAACTGCTTGGCATTGTCGGACATCCAGGCTTTACCTTCGATCAGTTTGAACAAACCTGGCAAGTTGCCAGCACACTTACTGCGGCACTCGATCAACACACGCTTCGAGCAGGAATTGACATTCTTACCTCTTCACATCGACTTTTCGGTGGCGGCAATCCGAGCGGAAATTATGTTGTTAGGCTCCGTAATGATGCTGCTTTCGCTGCAAACCGCTCTAGCTTTTCACTCTCCGATATTCCACGCAATGTCGATGTGCTGTCGTACAGTGTAGAAGTCCGACCCGAAAGTTTCGGGGCAACACAGTTTCTATTTGCCGCATTTGTTGAAGATAGCTACAAAGTCTCTCCACGTCTTACGCTGAACCTTGGGCTACGCTGGGATTTTGATAATCTCTCCAAAGCTGGAAGCAACACTTATGATTGGAACAATCTTGCGCCCCGCCTCTCTTTCAACTGGCTCTTAACCGAAGATGGACTTACTGTGCTGCGCGGTGGGTATGGCATTTTCTACGAGCGCATTCTTTATGCCATTCAAAGCGATGCCCTGCAATTTTCAAGCCGCTCACCCGCTTTCTTACAACAACTTCGCGTGCTGCAGCAGCAGGGCATTATTCCTGCTGATGCCGATCTTGATCGATTGACATTTGATGGCAATGTTACAGCGACCTTCATCGGTCCTGACGCTCCGCCATTTCTTCAAGGTCGCACCAGCGATGACCTTCGTAGAAACATAGAATCACTACCTGCACGTGAGCTGCGCATACAAAATCCAAATGGACTTCAAAATCCATTTAGCCATCAACTCTCACTTGGTCTGCAACGCCAACTTACCGACGACCTTGCGCTGTCCGTTGATGCCGTCCTACTGCTGGGGTTCAATTTGGTGCGCCTGCGCGATCTTAATGCACCCACACCGTATGCTTCAACGCCCTTTGCAGCAACCTCTTCACCGCGTCCTGTTGCTGATGCTGACGCCTCTCGTCCTGCTGGTGTTGTCGCCGGTGGGGCTCGCCAAATTACAATGAGTGAGACCGAAGGTCGAAGCGAATACTACGGCATTACCTTAAATCTTAAAAAAGCTTTCTCACAAAATTATGCCTTCAATCTCGCTTACACGCTGTCTTGGAATTTGAATAACACAGACGACATCAACTTCCGTGCAATGGATGCGAACGAGTTTCAAAATGAGTGGGGTTTTGCGGTCAATGATCGTCGCCATGTGCTAGCGCTCACTGGCGCCTATCGCTTTGAGTTTGGCACAACCATTTCGCTCAACCTGCTGCTTCAATCTGGACAGCCGATTAACCGCACTGTGGCGCTTAGCAATGCCGTAGCACCACCTGGTGTGAGCAATCCACAAGATTATGCCGGATTTTATGGACATGGTCCGCAGTACGGCGATGGTTTTGCTGGTAACTTGGATCGTTTTCCAGGCGTAGCACGCAACGGTGAGCGACTGCCCGGCTTTGCACAACTTGACCTTAGCGCTTCACATTTTCTTAGTTTTGGCAACTTTGGTCTTGAATTGCGTGCAGACATCTTTAATGTCTTTAATGCAATCAATTACAGTGGCTACTTTGCAAATGCTACGCAGACGAACCGTGCACAAGTTGGACGCCCCGGCGATCCAATTCAGTTTCGCTCAGCTGGGATTCCCACGCAGTATCAATTCTCAACACGTCTTACTTTTTAACTATACAGCAATATGCTAATACCGTTATGAGCTAGAAGGGGACTTCCTCTTCTAGCTCCGAGGTATGGCGGCATGGAATTTCTTTGATGAGCTCGATCCCCTCTGGCGAGAATGTAAAGAGCCCACCTGCTGAGAAGATTCGGCTGAAATCACCGGGTTTGAAGAAGTCGCGGAATTTTTCCGCAAATTCATCGAGGCGTTTGAGGTAGAAGTCGATATTTTGGTCAGGCTTCTCGGGATCCCATTCGCTAGCAAGCTTACCCCGTTCAGCATAATTGCCAAGCAATCCTGAGCCTGCCACATAGTACGTAATTCGATCGCCTTTGCTGACCGATAGTTTATTTCTGATGGCAATTTCATATGTGATCGCTTTATTGCGCTTACCCGCTTTGACTTCGGCTTGATAATCTTCCAGACTGCTCTTCAGGTTTTCTGTACGGCTAAATTCTGAAACGTGCATCTCTTTGTTCAGGATACGCTCGTAGGTCTGCACATAGAGTTCATGTAGCCCCACAATATCTTCATTGAGCAAGCATTCAAAGCCTTTTCTGACAAACTCGCGTCCAAACTTCTCTGTGCTTCGGCTTACGAGTGAAGACCCTTTGACTTTGATTTTTCCATCGTAGCTTTGCAACAGATAGTTTTTCTTCATGTACGACACCATTTTCTTAAAGCGACCATCGTAGGCAATTGAAATCCCTTCAGGCATTGTTGCAGAGACTTCTTTGACCAGTGCTTCTTCTTCAGCTTCGGTGCGGACATGCGGCGGCGGAATAAAGTAGATTCCATCGGTATCGACTTCTACGATACGGCAACCGCGTTTTTCAAATTCTGCGATCATTTTTCGTGCAATGGATTGTCCTGTGGTGGTAACGCGGTCAGCTTCATTGTAGTCGTTGAAGATTCCTGCACGGAAGCCCAAGTAGCCATACATCGCGTTAATCAGAATCTTGAAGGAATTTTGCATGGCATCGTAGAGATCCACGCTGGTTT encodes the following:
- a CDS encoding TonB-dependent receptor, which translates into the protein MNGVFITLDLKAYASDEVTVAAERAPQINRSNGEVSSFVSEFQIQTIPTDGRKVSNQLYFLPGVAPATGYFPEAPNVSINGQNSLYANYLIDGFDNNERFLGGQKFDTPIGIAQNVAVLTNSYSAEFGRTANGIVNITTKSGTNDFKGEVFYYSRPGAALDAPNAFSPLDDNGNPIRNGFNRNQGGLSLSGPIVPNQTFFFFNAELTQDGVDQIIRTPATNAVVRARNESYLFTGKIDHTWSPKHYTSLRANVGLVALDNPGGGAVQPSAGSIQDRNALLIAAKHTWLLSSNLFSETRAQYSQFYWNYGRPKEGAQPQVTVFSDTLDGGFGRNELLGIVGHPGFTFDQFEQTWQVASTLTAALDQHTLRAGIDILTSSHRLFGGGNPSGNYVVRLRNDAAFAANRSSFSLSDIPRNVDVLSYSVEVRPESFGATQFLFAAFVEDSYKVSPRLTLNLGLRWDFDNLSKAGSNTYDWNNLAPRLSFNWLLTEDGLTVLRGGYGIFYERILYAIQSDALQFSSRSPAFLQQLRVLQQQGIIPADADLDRLTFDGNVTATFIGPDAPPFLQGRTSDDLRRNIESLPARELRIQNPNGLQNPFSHQLSLGLQRQLTDDLALSVDAVLLLGFNLVRLRDLNAPTPYASTPFAATSSPRPVADADASRPAGVVAGGARQITMSETEGRSEYYGITLNLKKAFSQNYAFNLAYTLSWNLNNTDDINFRAMDANEFQNEWGFAVNDRRHVLALTGAYRFEFGTTISLNLLLQSGQPINRTVALSNAVAPPGVSNPQDYAGFYGHGPQYGDGFAGNLDRFPGVARNGERLPGFAQLDLSASHFLSFGNFGLELRADIFNVFNAINYSGYFANATQTNRAQVGRPGDPIQFRSAGIPTQYQFSTRLTF